Proteins encoded within one genomic window of Bacteroidota bacterium:
- a CDS encoding RNA polymerase sigma-70 factor, translating into MSTASTPDPDPFASWCRRLAASDERAFEELFRATHGPLVRYATTFTHDRTVAGDLVQDVYVRVWERRTTLDPNRSLKALLYRMTRNLALNRMRDRQNRRDLLMDYAPALYADPDPDVQVEGHEFGLRLEAWIAALPERQREALRLSRFEGMSHEQIADVMDISPRTVNNHLVKALKHLRDRTIAYEPSLIR; encoded by the coding sequence GTGTCGACGGCTTCCACCCCCGACCCCGATCCGTTCGCTTCATGGTGTCGGCGTTTGGCGGCGTCTGACGAGCGCGCCTTCGAAGAGCTGTTCCGTGCCACGCACGGTCCCCTCGTCCGCTATGCCACGACCTTTACCCACGACCGAACGGTCGCCGGCGATCTCGTCCAGGACGTGTACGTCCGCGTCTGGGAGCGCCGCACGACGCTCGACCCGAACCGCTCGCTGAAAGCCCTCCTGTACCGCATGACGCGCAACCTCGCCCTCAACCGGATGCGCGACCGGCAGAACCGCCGAGACTTGCTCATGGACTACGCCCCCGCACTCTACGCCGACCCCGACCCCGACGTCCAGGTGGAGGGCCACGAATTCGGGCTTCGCCTGGAAGCGTGGATCGCCGCCCTGCCGGAGCGCCAGCGCGAAGCCCTCCGGCTCAGCCGCTTCGAGGGCATGAGCCACGAGCAGATCGCCGACGTGATGGACATCTCACCGCGCACGGTGAACAATCACCTCGTCAAGGCCCTCAAACATCTCCGCGACCGCACGATAGCGTACGAACCGAGCTTGATCCGATGA